In a single window of the Natronosalvus caseinilyticus genome:
- a CDS encoding amidohydrolase encodes MTVESLLLDGGTVHTLDDDRTTSNAIRFRNGRVDALGAEARDVSGSDADFVDLDGCVVLPGFNDAHTHIPSVGMTLHETDLEAVERRSDALDRLAENAANTDPGDWVLGFGYDESTWPVGDREYLTRAELDAVSDDHPIAAQRVDGHTITLNTAGLERVDFDGVEGDLRRDADDDLTGVVVEDAVIRVQEATYPDREKARTILDLGVRRANELGLTSIQDMVGMTTPPGAGDSIHAAFHEAWRENDLPIRLGYYVHVDHVDELSTLELASGFGDDRLRILGLKVFADGSIGSRTAKLTGEFADDPGNDGQFVIDPDRLESAFATAARANQQIATHAIGDEAIDVVLDAYETVLADYDVPNPRLRIEHVELATDEQIERMADLDIVASMQPNFLQWSESDGLYEARLGERWSRGNNRFRSIQDAGVSLAFGSDKMPFGPLYGIHCAVNAPHPAQRLSVDDAIRAYTRGGAYAEFEEDRKGTLEPGMLADAVILDRDPYEHPQEIADIDVLATIVGGEFVYRADVSDRLTRSDA; translated from the coding sequence ATCGGACGACGTCGAACGCAATCAGGTTTCGAAACGGCCGGGTCGACGCCCTCGGAGCCGAGGCTCGAGACGTTTCGGGTTCGGACGCGGACTTCGTCGACCTCGACGGGTGTGTCGTTCTCCCCGGGTTCAACGACGCACACACCCACATTCCGTCGGTCGGTATGACGCTACACGAGACGGATCTCGAAGCGGTCGAACGTCGGTCGGACGCGCTCGACCGCCTGGCGGAAAACGCCGCGAACACCGACCCCGGCGACTGGGTACTCGGCTTCGGGTACGACGAGAGCACCTGGCCGGTCGGCGACCGCGAGTACCTCACCCGAGCAGAGCTCGATGCCGTCAGCGACGACCACCCGATCGCCGCTCAACGAGTGGACGGCCACACGATTACGCTCAACACGGCGGGGCTGGAACGCGTCGACTTCGACGGCGTCGAGGGCGACCTCCGACGGGACGCCGACGACGACCTGACCGGCGTCGTCGTCGAAGACGCGGTGATCCGAGTCCAGGAGGCGACGTACCCGGACCGCGAGAAGGCACGAACGATCCTCGACCTCGGTGTTCGACGGGCCAACGAACTCGGACTGACGTCGATCCAGGACATGGTCGGGATGACGACGCCACCTGGCGCAGGCGATTCGATTCACGCCGCCTTCCACGAGGCGTGGCGCGAGAACGACCTCCCGATCCGACTGGGCTACTACGTCCACGTCGACCACGTCGACGAACTTTCGACGCTGGAACTCGCCAGTGGGTTCGGTGACGACCGACTCCGTATACTCGGTCTGAAGGTGTTCGCGGACGGTTCGATCGGCTCTCGAACGGCGAAACTGACGGGCGAGTTCGCCGACGACCCCGGCAACGACGGTCAGTTCGTGATCGACCCAGACCGCCTCGAATCGGCTTTCGCAACCGCCGCTCGAGCCAACCAACAGATCGCGACCCACGCAATCGGCGACGAAGCGATCGACGTCGTCCTCGACGCTTACGAGACGGTTCTCGCCGACTACGATGTCCCGAACCCACGGTTGCGGATCGAGCACGTCGAACTCGCGACCGACGAACAGATCGAGCGGATGGCCGACCTCGACATCGTCGCGAGTATGCAACCGAACTTCCTGCAGTGGTCCGAGTCGGACGGACTCTACGAGGCGCGCCTCGGCGAACGCTGGTCGCGCGGGAACAATCGCTTCCGGTCGATCCAGGATGCTGGCGTCTCGCTCGCGTTCGGCAGCGACAAGATGCCGTTCGGGCCGCTGTACGGCATTCACTGCGCGGTGAACGCACCCCACCCAGCTCAGCGACTCTCCGTCGACGACGCCATCCGTGCGTACACCCGTGGTGGGGCCTACGCCGAGTTCGAGGAAGATCGGAAGGGAACGCTCGAGCCAGGGATGCTTGCCGACGCGGTGATCCTCGACCGAGATCCGTACGAACACCCTCAGGAGATCGCCGATATCGACGTCCTGGCGACGATCGTGGGTGGGGAATTCGTCTACAGAGCCGACGTGTCGGACCGTCTCACACGGTCGGATGCGTAA
- a CDS encoding tyrosine-type recombinase/integrase codes for MGGKDLTRASTDATTDPIATFIEEMELYGRSETTVNDYETTLRQFDDHLEQETLDSADRLDCLRWIQGLRDDGYAPGSIRTKAVHLNRFYGYMAQVGTFDANPMVVVMEEMSEKGDSSPTRRHVTVEQMGEFVNGVEHPLRRALVTLLVKTGMRAGEACNLDMRDVHLDHAAVRDHRSKPERAAIRDHPDTLFVSSNIGVGSVANGETRVDGNKRHRDTRIPIDEELRDALVRWLAVRPDPISDADPLFVSLSRDYGERLTSDAVRAHVRSVAEGWGWYTEGAGPEENVTPHYFRHFFTTEMRNRLGDAYVVKYVRGDVGDVMDRYTHNWEELVEAPYRNNIFRLRE; via the coding sequence ATGGGAGGAAAAGACCTCACGCGAGCATCGACCGACGCTACGACGGACCCAATCGCGACGTTCATCGAGGAGATGGAGCTGTACGGGCGGTCAGAAACGACGGTCAACGACTACGAGACGACGCTTCGGCAGTTCGACGACCACCTCGAGCAAGAAACGCTCGACAGCGCTGATCGCCTCGACTGCTTGCGATGGATCCAGGGATTGCGCGACGACGGCTACGCCCCTGGTTCGATCCGGACGAAGGCTGTCCACCTCAACCGGTTCTACGGGTACATGGCCCAGGTCGGCACGTTCGACGCCAACCCCATGGTGGTCGTCATGGAAGAGATGAGCGAGAAAGGCGACTCCTCGCCGACGCGCCGCCACGTAACCGTCGAACAGATGGGCGAGTTCGTCAATGGTGTCGAACATCCTCTCAGACGGGCCCTCGTGACGTTGCTGGTGAAGACCGGAATGCGGGCCGGCGAAGCGTGCAACCTCGATATGCGTGACGTCCACCTCGATCACGCTGCCGTTCGAGACCATCGTTCGAAGCCGGAGCGAGCGGCGATCCGCGATCACCCGGACACGCTATTCGTGAGCAGTAACATCGGCGTTGGAAGCGTCGCGAACGGGGAGACGCGTGTCGACGGGAACAAACGCCACCGGGACACCCGCATCCCAATCGACGAGGAGCTGCGAGACGCCCTCGTGCGTTGGCTGGCCGTCCGCCCCGACCCGATCTCGGACGCCGACCCGCTGTTCGTGAGCCTCTCGAGGGATTACGGCGAACGGTTGACGAGCGACGCCGTGCGAGCTCACGTCCGCTCGGTAGCCGAAGGGTGGGGATGGTACACCGAAGGTGCGGGGCCGGAGGAGAACGTCACGCCGCACTATTTTCGTCACTTCTTCACCACGGAAATGCGCAACCGGCTGGGAGATGCGTACGTCGTCAAGTACGTCAGAGGCGACGTTGGCGACGTGATGGACAGGTACACGCACAACTGGGAAGAGCTCGTCGAAGCACCCTATCGAAACAACATCTTTCGGTTACGGGAATGA
- a CDS encoding DUF5805 domain-containing protein gives MQDKRSLNVDVPEYQLEIYDEEAEQMGFGSRAAYIRAMINAGRRDFGLDPQGTGGEDTTLDDLIEQRILTHLGQTGSLPTDEIVDGLTDEVEQSTTAALERLNDAGDIDYSVQDGGFVLNR, from the coding sequence ATGCAGGACAAGCGATCCCTCAATGTCGACGTCCCCGAGTACCAGCTCGAGATTTACGACGAGGAGGCCGAACAGATGGGGTTCGGCTCTCGAGCGGCGTACATTCGCGCGATGATCAACGCTGGACGGCGGGATTTCGGCCTCGACCCCCAGGGTACAGGGGGCGAAGACACCACTTTAGACGATTTGATCGAACAGCGTATCCTCACCCACCTGGGCCAGACTGGTTCTCTCCCAACCGACGAAATCGTCGATGGGCTGACCGACGAGGTCGAGCAATCCACGACGGCCGCACTCGAGCGACTGAACGACGCCGGTGACATCGATTACTCCGTCCAGGATGGCGGATTCGTCCTGAACCGGTGA
- a CDS encoding ester cyclase, with product MASVSETRTNKEIVRRFANEFVNESNYDTAREFLDADIVDSTSLGETTGREAVVETTEELRKAFPDFVVTPEETVAEKDTVVVRMTQRGTHEGVFMGYEPTGNAFEIGAMAFLRLEDGKIAERRVRPDVLGMLRQLGVTTLQTA from the coding sequence ATGGCATCAGTATCGGAAACCAGGACAAACAAAGAGATCGTTCGTCGATTCGCGAACGAGTTCGTCAACGAGAGCAACTACGACACAGCCAGAGAGTTTCTGGACGCGGATATCGTCGATTCCACTTCACTGGGCGAAACAACGGGCCGTGAGGCGGTCGTGGAAACCACGGAGGAACTACGGAAGGCGTTTCCCGACTTCGTCGTCACTCCGGAAGAGACCGTCGCGGAAAAAGACACGGTCGTTGTCCGGATGACACAGCGGGGAACACACGAGGGAGTGTTCATGGGATACGAGCCGACCGGGAATGCGTTCGAAATCGGGGCAATGGCGTTTCTGCGCCTCGAGGACGGAAAGATAGCGGAGCGTCGAGTCAGGCCCGACGTACTCGGGATGCTCCGACAGTTGGGGGTCACGACACTGCAAACCGCATAA